In Rhodococcus sp. OK302, one genomic interval encodes:
- a CDS encoding MaoC/PaaZ C-terminal domain-containing protein, which translates to MTMTAQPTAITAPLPWTIGPVTRTDFVRYQGASGDMNPIHHDETFAKAAGFESPFSVGMFQAGVLGTYATDWLGAENVRSFRIRFLEQVWPGDVLTCTAKVVKEYQDNTESKIDVELECARQTGGVAVRVWASFVTAPGVVSV; encoded by the coding sequence ATGACCATGACAGCGCAGCCCACGGCGATCACGGCACCGCTGCCGTGGACCATCGGACCGGTAACCCGCACGGACTTCGTTCGCTACCAAGGTGCGTCGGGGGATATGAACCCGATTCATCATGACGAGACCTTCGCCAAGGCCGCAGGATTCGAGAGTCCGTTCTCCGTGGGAATGTTCCAGGCCGGAGTGCTGGGCACCTATGCGACGGACTGGCTCGGTGCCGAGAACGTACGTTCCTTCCGTATTCGATTCCTCGAGCAAGTGTGGCCCGGAGATGTCCTGACGTGTACCGCCAAGGTCGTCAAGGAATATCAGGACAACACCGAGAGCAAGATCGACGTGGAACTCGAGTGCGCCCGCCAGACGGGCGGCGTCGCGGTGCGGGTGTGGGCATCCTTCGTCACCGCTCCCGGTGTGGTGTCGGTGTGA
- a CDS encoding FAS1-like dehydratase domain-containing protein codes for MANKDAVGVTGTPFRLDVERGKVREFAHAIRSTNPEYLDSENPVSPPTFLTTTFFWQSGDQNPWSAVKLNQQRGLHAEQEYTFFGPPPRAGTKLEARSRITDVFTKEGRRGGEMTFAVMVTDFVDENGTLVAQAKMTGVETGRAPSEES; via the coding sequence ATGGCAAACAAAGATGCCGTGGGTGTAACGGGAACACCGTTCCGGCTCGACGTGGAACGCGGAAAGGTCCGCGAATTCGCCCACGCGATCCGCAGCACCAATCCTGAGTACCTCGACTCGGAAAACCCGGTCAGTCCGCCGACCTTCTTGACCACCACGTTCTTCTGGCAGTCTGGCGATCAGAACCCTTGGAGCGCAGTGAAACTGAATCAGCAGCGAGGTCTGCATGCTGAACAGGAATACACCTTCTTCGGTCCGCCGCCGCGCGCGGGAACCAAGCTCGAGGCCCGCTCACGGATCACCGACGTATTCACAAAGGAAGGTCGACGAGGCGGCGAAATGACCTTCGCAGTCATGGTCACCGACTTCGTGGACGAAAACGGAACCTTGGTGGCGCAGGCGAAGATGACCGGCGTCGAGACCGGACGAGCACCGTCGGAGGAATCATGA
- a CDS encoding SDR family NAD(P)-dependent oxidoreductase: MNQLEGRVVVVTGAGRGIGREHALLAAAEGAHVVVNDTGAAADGSGTDDALAAAVAAEITALGGSAIASNADVTTVAGAQALLDLAVENFGAVHGLVNNAGVLRDRMFVNMSEEEWDTVIAGQLRATFAPCRVFGAHWRDRSKVGDAVAASIVNVSSTSGLLGAVGQSNYGAAKAGIAALTVILAQEISRYGVRVNAITPVARTRMTEKVPGIAEMVAVPADPNDFDVYHPGNVSPVVAHLLTADCDTNGSVFYAKGGEIKQFLGWSYGKSIVKDSRWTLEELATEMKTFA; this comes from the coding sequence ATGAATCAGCTTGAAGGTCGTGTTGTTGTCGTCACCGGAGCCGGCCGTGGAATCGGCCGCGAACACGCGCTCCTTGCTGCCGCGGAAGGCGCGCACGTCGTAGTCAACGACACGGGCGCCGCTGCCGACGGCTCGGGAACGGATGACGCTCTGGCCGCAGCGGTCGCTGCTGAGATCACAGCTCTCGGTGGCAGCGCAATCGCCAGCAACGCGGACGTCACCACAGTCGCCGGAGCTCAGGCGCTTCTCGATCTGGCAGTAGAGAACTTCGGCGCAGTTCACGGACTGGTCAACAATGCGGGTGTTCTCCGCGACCGGATGTTCGTGAACATGAGTGAAGAAGAATGGGACACCGTGATCGCGGGTCAGCTTCGCGCGACGTTTGCTCCCTGCCGCGTGTTCGGCGCGCACTGGCGTGACCGTTCCAAGGTTGGCGACGCCGTGGCAGCATCCATCGTGAACGTCTCGTCCACGTCGGGGCTTCTCGGCGCAGTCGGCCAGAGTAACTACGGCGCCGCCAAAGCTGGGATTGCCGCGCTCACTGTGATTTTGGCGCAGGAGATCAGCCGCTACGGAGTGCGCGTCAATGCCATCACCCCAGTCGCACGCACTCGAATGACAGAGAAGGTTCCCGGAATCGCCGAGATGGTGGCGGTCCCCGCGGATCCGAACGATTTCGACGTCTACCACCCGGGCAACGTGTCTCCGGTGGTCGCTCACCTGCTCACCGCCGACTGCGACACCAACGGCTCGGTCTTCTATGCGAAGGGCGGCGAGATCAAGCAGTTCCTCGGCTGGTCGTACGGCAAGAGCATCGTGAAGGACTCACGCTGGACACTCGAAGAGCTGGCGACGGAAATGAAGACCTTCGCATAA
- a CDS encoding NAD(P)H-dependent flavin oxidoreductase: MTDLAADHQALHTRACDLFGVKYPIVQTGMGYVSNSTLTAATAAAGGLGIIAGGMLAYEELAEAIAEVQAQTDNPFGVNLRADQADIDKRIDLLIRSGVKVASFALAPKQALIGRLKDAGLVVVPSIGARRHAEKVASWGVDAVIVQGGEGGGHTGAVPTSLLLPQVVDAVDIPVIAAGGYFDGRGLVSALSYGAAGIAMGTRFMMTSDSPVAKQVKDVYLSKSVNDTVVTLEIDGVPQRVLRAGTIDQLESTTGPGRMIRAGRNALAFQKLSGTPWRDMIREGLAMKKSHELGWSQVVMAANAPMLYRSALVDGRVDVGVMATGQVVGLIEDVPSCSELINRIVAEANSVLARLSA, encoded by the coding sequence ATGACTGACCTCGCTGCAGACCACCAGGCCCTTCACACGCGGGCGTGCGACCTCTTCGGGGTCAAATATCCGATCGTGCAGACCGGAATGGGCTACGTCTCCAACTCGACACTGACCGCTGCCACAGCGGCGGCCGGCGGACTCGGCATTATTGCCGGTGGAATGTTGGCCTACGAAGAACTCGCTGAGGCGATCGCGGAAGTTCAAGCCCAGACTGATAATCCATTCGGCGTAAACCTGAGAGCAGATCAGGCGGACATCGACAAGCGAATCGATCTGCTGATCCGATCCGGTGTCAAGGTTGCGTCGTTCGCTCTGGCGCCCAAGCAGGCACTCATCGGACGACTGAAAGATGCCGGGCTGGTGGTGGTTCCGTCGATCGGGGCTCGACGGCATGCCGAAAAAGTTGCTTCGTGGGGCGTTGACGCGGTGATCGTCCAGGGCGGCGAAGGCGGCGGCCACACCGGCGCTGTGCCGACCTCATTGCTTCTGCCTCAGGTAGTCGATGCCGTGGACATCCCGGTGATCGCGGCGGGCGGTTACTTCGACGGCCGCGGTCTGGTCTCGGCGCTCTCCTACGGCGCAGCCGGAATCGCGATGGGTACACGATTCATGATGACAAGCGATTCCCCCGTTGCGAAGCAAGTCAAGGATGTGTACCTGTCGAAGTCGGTCAACGACACCGTGGTCACACTCGAGATCGACGGTGTGCCGCAACGTGTTCTGCGTGCGGGGACCATTGATCAGCTGGAGTCCACAACGGGTCCGGGTCGGATGATCCGCGCGGGCCGCAACGCTCTGGCATTCCAGAAACTCTCCGGCACACCGTGGCGCGACATGATCCGTGAGGGTCTCGCGATGAAGAAGAGTCACGAACTCGGCTGGAGTCAGGTGGTGATGGCTGCCAACGCTCCGATGCTGTACCGGTCCGCATTGGTGGACGGCCGCGTCGACGTCGGCGTCATGGCAACAGGCCAGGTAGTCGGGCTGATCGAGGACGTGCCCAGTTGCAGCGAATTGATCAACAGAATTGTGGCCGAGGCGAATTCGGTTCTCGCTCGACTCTCTGCCTGA